The sequence TCCTGCCAGTACTCTCGCTTTGGCAGTTAACACATTTTTCCCCTTGGGGATTGTAAAGAACTTTTTATCTATTCAACTGAACAGCTATTCAATCGAAACTGCCTGCTTTCACCAAAGGCTTCTGCAGGCGCTGTGGGCAGGAGAGGATTCGAACCTCTGAAGTCGAAAGACAGCGGATTTACAGTCCGCCCCATTTGGCCGCTCTGGAACCTGCCCGATTCCGGGAGCCACTTGTCGGAATCGAACCAACGACCTACTGATTACAAATCAGTTGCTCTACCAGCTGAGCTAAAGTGGCGCTTAAAATAAATAAAAGAACAACCCCGTTTTTGATTCGGGATGGCAAAGGTAAAAGAATTTGATAAATACAAAAATTTTGAAAACCTTTTTTTTAAAAAAACAAGGGAATCCACATCCAGCAAGCATTCTGGCCGGCCAAAAGGGGCAAAAAAAAAGGTGCCCGTCAGTTTTATCCTGAAAGACACCTTTTTAAGGTCTTTATCCGGCTATCCGGCGAATTGCTTTTGTTTTTTCCGTTTGATCTGATTTACCAGTGAATCCAATGCACTGTCAAAAGACTCTTCAAATGATTTTGAACTGGCTTTAACAAAGAAATCATGCCTGGGTACATGCACTCTGATCTCGGCTACTTTGTCTTTAATGTTATGTACTACATTGTCTAGTTTCAAAAAAACATCCACTTTAATGATCCGTTCATGGAATGTTCCCAGTTTACTTAGTTTGTTGGTAACATACTCCACGAGTTTTACATCTGCATCAAAGTGTACAGTTTGAATGTTAACGTTCATAGCAATCACGTTTTTACGAGTGAACAATAAATAAAGAACTTTCTGAGTATTAAAACCTCATAGGTTATTGACTGTCTCGCTATGAAGTTAATATAATGAAACCCATTTTCCAAACATGAAGGCCTTATTTTTATTATTTCACAACTCATTCACATACAACAAATTATATGCATTTTAACCTTTGGGGTGGGCCTTCTTATGCACTTCCTTTAATTTTCCAATGGTGGTATGGGTATAGACCTGTGTGGCAGCCAGGCTTGCATGCCCCAGCAACTCCTTTACCGCGTTCAGGTCGGCCCCGTTATTGAGCAGGTGTGTAGCGAAACTATGCCGCAGGATATGCGGACTCCGCTTCTGTAAAGTTGTTATCCCGCCCAGGTATTCCTTAACCATGCGGTAAACGTATTGGGCATATAAGGGCTTTCCTTTTTCCGTGAGTAATAGATGCTCCTTATCATAAGACGTCCATTGGCTGGACTTAAGTGCCTCATACCTGCTGATCTCTTCCAATAATCCGGCCTGCAGCGGAACAATCCTTTCCTTATTCCCCTTCCCCAGCACTTTGATGCTTCGGGTATACACGTTAACCTGGCCCTGCTTCAGGGAAACCAGTTCACTTAACCGCATTCCGGTCTGGTAAAACAACCGCAGGACCAGGGCCGTGGTCATCCCCTTCCATCCATCACCAAAAGTTTCCGTGGAAAACAATTGTTCTGCCTGCCGCTCCTCAACATATACCGGTAGTTTTTTACCCATTTTAGGCGCAACGAGGTTATTCACCGGTGAAACGGTCACAATTCCTTTCTTCAGTAAATATTTGTAAAATGACCGCAGGGAAGATAATTTCCTGCTGATCGTACGGGATGAAACGGCCGTCCTGCCTTCCCGTTGCTCTGATAGCCAGCTCCTGACCATGCCAGTTCCAGCCGCTTCAATGGCGGGCACTTCATACTCCCTTGCCAGGTACTCCCTGAATTGCAGCAGGTCATCCTGGTAGGCCCGCACAGTATGCGCAGAATACCGCTTCTCTAAACGGAGATAGTCTAAAAAATCTTTCAGCCTGCTGTCTTCAGGTAGGTGCATACAAAAAAGGATAGCAGCAAAGCTAGTGCTTTGGAGCTATCCCATCATACTATATTCAACAGTAACTGTTAGGATTCAATCTTTCCGCTGGCGATCTGCTGCTTGTAGACCGCTTTCAAAACCTGGGCACGACGTTTAATAGACGGCTTGGTAAAGGATTGACGCTCTCTCAGTTGCAACAACACTTTCGCTTTCTCAAATTTCTTCTTGTACTTCTTGAGCGCCTTGTCGATATTTTCGCAGTCTTTAGAATCGATGATCAGCATGGTAATATACCTCCTTTGGTAATTTTTTGGACGGCAAAGATAGGAAAGTATAGATTTCTTCCAAATCATTTTTTAGCAGATTTCCTTTTCTGTTATATTGCAGGGATGTTTACAGGCATTATTGAAGACCAGGGCATTATCCAGCAAATAGAAACAAGGGGTTCTAACAGGACCTTTTGGGTTAAGTCACAGATTTCCAATGAATTATCTATAGATCAAAGCCTTGCCCACAACGGTGTTTGCCTCACTGTCGAATCGGTCGCTGGCGGGTGCCATTCCGTTACGGCCATTGCAGAAACCCTGCAGAAAACCAACCTCGGCCTGTGGCAGGTGAATGATACCATCAACCTTGAAAGGTGTATTACAATGAACGGCCGGATTGACGGTCATTTCGTTCAGGGCCATGTGGATTGCACAGCAGAATGTATTGCCCGGACAGACCGTTCCGGCTCATGGGAGTTCAGGTTCCGGATCCCGGAACAGTTTGCTGGCTTAATCATCGAAAAAGGATCGATTGCTATCAATGGCATCAGCCTGACCATATTTAATGTAGGCAACAATGAATTTTCAGTAGCGATCATCCCCTACACCTTCACCCACACCACAATGAATACGATTGATGTGGCTTCGATAGTTAATATTGAGTTCGATATGGTGGGCAAATACATCACCAGGAATTACCAACTCCAGAAACTTTAAATCCAGCAAGGATGGTAAATTCCGAATTTTTTGAAAAGACGAGGGTTTACTTGCTGTTGCTGATCATCCTGCTGGTTGCCTATTTTCCTGTTTCGAGCTTCCTGTTTGCCCTGAAGAATGATGCACTGACCGATAATTTTCCCCCTAAATTTTTCTTTAGCGAGGCCCTTCACGCCGGCCAGTTTCCATGGTGGAATCCTTATATCAATTTTGGGCTCCCTGCCTATGCTGATATCGGCTTTGCTTTCTGGAACCCGATTA comes from Flavihumibacter fluvii and encodes:
- the hpf gene encoding ribosome hibernation-promoting factor, HPF/YfiA family, with amino-acid sequence MNVNIQTVHFDADVKLVEYVTNKLSKLGTFHERIIKVDVFLKLDNVVHNIKDKVAEIRVHVPRHDFFVKASSKSFEESFDSALDSLVNQIKRKKQKQFAG
- a CDS encoding tyrosine-type recombinase/integrase, yielding MHLPEDSRLKDFLDYLRLEKRYSAHTVRAYQDDLLQFREYLAREYEVPAIEAAGTGMVRSWLSEQREGRTAVSSRTISRKLSSLRSFYKYLLKKGIVTVSPVNNLVAPKMGKKLPVYVEERQAEQLFSTETFGDGWKGMTTALVLRLFYQTGMRLSELVSLKQGQVNVYTRSIKVLGKGNKERIVPLQAGLLEEISRYEALKSSQWTSYDKEHLLLTEKGKPLYAQYVYRMVKEYLGGITTLQKRSPHILRHSFATHLLNNGADLNAVKELLGHASLAATQVYTHTTIGKLKEVHKKAHPKG
- the rpsU gene encoding 30S ribosomal protein S21; the protein is MLIIDSKDCENIDKALKKYKKKFEKAKVLLQLRERQSFTKPSIKRRAQVLKAVYKQQIASGKIES
- a CDS encoding riboflavin synthase, producing the protein MFTGIIEDQGIIQQIETRGSNRTFWVKSQISNELSIDQSLAHNGVCLTVESVAGGCHSVTAIAETLQKTNLGLWQVNDTINLERCITMNGRIDGHFVQGHVDCTAECIARTDRSGSWEFRFRIPEQFAGLIIEKGSIAINGISLTIFNVGNNEFSVAIIPYTFTHTTMNTIDVASIVNIEFDMVGKYITRNYQLQKL